In Candidatus Methylomirabilota bacterium, the DNA window GGTGCCGCGGATGGAGAGGGGCGCGTTCGCCGCCACCTTCCGAAGGTACTCGTAGGTGTAGCCTTCGAGATCGGCGGCGGGGACCAGCCGCTGGATGAAGCCGATGCGGAAGGCCTCCTCGGCCTCCACCGTGCGCGCGGAGTAGAGGATATCCTTGGCGTAGGCGGGGCCCACGAGGTCGACGAGCTGATGGACGGGATCGAGCCCGTAGATGATGGACAGCCGTGCGGCGGGAATGCCGAACTTCGAGCCCTCGGCGGCGAAGCGAAGATCGCAGGCCATCGCCAGGGCCATCGCGCCGCCCATGCAGAAGCCGTAGACCATCGCCACGGTGGGCTTGGGACAGTGGCGGATGGCGCCGTACGCCGCCTCGGTCTGGGTGTTGTAGTGCAGCGCGGTCGCCGTGTCCTTGCGATTCTCCTCGAACTCCGAGATGTCCGC includes these proteins:
- a CDS encoding enoyl-CoA hydratase produces the protein MSDLILVEHADGIATVVINRPKMRNALSLAMWTEIGEVTQRLSADDSVRAIVYRGAGTQAFASGADISEFEENRKDTATALHYNTQTEAAYGAIRHCPKPTVAMVYGFCMGGAMALAMACDLRFAAEGSKFGIPAARLSIIYGLDPVHQLVDLVGPAYAKDILYSARTVEAEEAFRIGFIQRLVPAADLEGYTYEYLRKVAANAPLSIRGTKTQVRAIFEGITDRHRQHLAQLGLETFNSHDYKEGTRAFLEKRAPRFEGR